A genomic segment from Bradyrhizobium sp. ISRA430 encodes:
- a CDS encoding mandelate racemase/muconate lactonizing enzyme family protein, translating into MTSPPFTIRSVQAFGYRYPLTTPVITSFGRMADRPAVFIRVEDMDGNVGWGEAWCNFPAPGAEHRVRLVNEVLAPALAGFRACEPSAAFERLTQGTAVLALQSGEAGPFAQSIAGIDLAVWDLHARRQNVALWKLLGGSRSRIRVYASGINPIGAERTAEAALGRGYRALKLKIGFDPAADRSNLAALRRLVGEGMLATDVNQGWTIAQALELAPQLEPFGLAWLEEPIRADRPQQEWKTLRQAIRFPLAAGENIASRAGFAEVLGEQVLGVVQPDIAKWGGLSICAGIARDILKSGKMFCPHYLGAGIGLLASAHLLAGVGGDGLLEVDCNENPLRDRFCGPVLNVRDGMIELGDEAGLGIVPDLASIEQYRTA; encoded by the coding sequence ATGACATCGCCGCCCTTCACGATCCGGAGCGTTCAAGCCTTTGGCTACCGGTACCCCCTGACGACGCCCGTCATCACTTCGTTCGGGCGAATGGCAGACAGGCCGGCGGTTTTCATCCGCGTCGAAGACATGGACGGCAATGTCGGCTGGGGCGAGGCGTGGTGCAATTTCCCCGCGCCGGGCGCTGAGCATCGCGTTCGGCTTGTCAACGAGGTGCTCGCGCCGGCGCTGGCTGGATTTCGAGCCTGCGAGCCTTCAGCCGCCTTCGAGCGCCTCACGCAAGGCACCGCGGTGCTTGCGCTGCAATCAGGTGAAGCGGGACCGTTTGCGCAATCAATCGCTGGAATCGATCTTGCCGTCTGGGACCTTCACGCACGGCGGCAGAATGTCGCGTTGTGGAAGCTCCTTGGTGGATCGCGGAGCCGGATCAGGGTCTACGCCAGTGGCATCAATCCGATCGGCGCAGAGCGAACGGCGGAAGCAGCCCTTGGCCGCGGTTACCGCGCATTGAAGCTGAAGATCGGCTTCGATCCGGCGGCTGACCGCTCCAATCTCGCAGCGCTGCGGCGCCTCGTGGGCGAAGGGATGCTTGCAACCGACGTCAACCAGGGTTGGACGATCGCACAGGCTCTCGAACTTGCGCCGCAGCTCGAGCCGTTCGGCCTTGCCTGGCTCGAGGAGCCGATCCGTGCGGACCGCCCGCAGCAGGAATGGAAAACCTTGCGTCAGGCCATACGCTTTCCGCTTGCGGCCGGCGAAAACATCGCAAGCCGTGCCGGCTTTGCCGAGGTGCTCGGCGAGCAAGTTCTCGGTGTGGTCCAGCCCGACATTGCGAAGTGGGGCGGGCTGTCGATTTGCGCAGGTATAGCCCGCGACATCCTGAAGTCGGGCAAGATGTTCTGTCCGCACTATCTGGGGGCTGGGATCGGCCTGCTGGCATCGGCGCATCTGCTGGCCGGCGTCGGGGGAGACGGGCTGCTGGAGGTCGATTGCAACGAGAATCCGCTGCGGGATCGGTTTTGCGGTCCCGTGCTGAATGTCCGGGATGGAATGATCGAGCTTGGCGACGAGGCGGGTCTCGGGATTGTGCCTGATCTTGCGTCGATCGAGCAATATCGGACTGCCTGA
- a CDS encoding ABC transporter substrate-binding protein, translated as MDRRQFLTTTAGLALGTFTAAAPAIAQVKTRVRVGYLHTVAVDGQIWTGMDRGSFEKQGLDLELRQFNTGLEIFQALIGGSLDVLATGAVLSNFPARGQGKVFLINDIEVATAQLWVRSDQGIKSFEDLKGKRIATATGTTAHVFLDRALRANKIDPKEVELVNQTMPAAVTAFVSGAVPAVALWVPFNVTVRDKVPGAVKLADASAYYPQAAIIGGWAAANDYYEPNKETLAKLIKGWADANDYIIANSSEAMEKLQKGHYSQTPLADINESFKAQKMFSSKDWKRMYSDGTVTNWLQQSTDFFMANAGIKDFTPANKYFDPSLYLKTIA; from the coding sequence ATGGATCGCCGACAATTTCTGACGACGACGGCCGGGCTTGCCCTGGGGACCTTCACGGCCGCAGCACCGGCAATCGCGCAGGTCAAAACGAGAGTTCGCGTCGGCTATCTACACACCGTCGCCGTCGACGGCCAGATCTGGACCGGCATGGACCGCGGCTCCTTTGAAAAGCAGGGCCTCGATCTCGAGCTGCGGCAGTTCAACACCGGCCTGGAGATCTTCCAGGCGCTGATCGGCGGCAGCCTCGACGTGCTGGCGACCGGCGCTGTGCTCTCGAACTTCCCCGCCCGCGGCCAGGGCAAGGTGTTCCTCATCAACGATATTGAGGTCGCGACCGCACAGCTTTGGGTCCGCTCGGATCAAGGCATCAAGTCGTTCGAGGACCTGAAGGGCAAGCGCATCGCGACCGCGACCGGCACGACCGCTCATGTGTTCCTTGATCGCGCCCTTCGCGCCAACAAGATCGACCCCAAGGAGGTCGAGCTCGTCAACCAGACCATGCCGGCGGCCGTGACCGCGTTCGTCTCCGGAGCGGTGCCCGCCGTCGCCCTCTGGGTGCCATTCAACGTCACGGTTCGCGACAAGGTGCCGGGCGCAGTCAAGCTTGCCGACGCATCAGCCTACTATCCGCAGGCCGCAATCATCGGCGGTTGGGCGGCGGCCAACGACTATTACGAACCGAACAAGGAAACGCTCGCAAAGCTCATCAAAGGCTGGGCCGATGCGAATGACTACATCATCGCGAACAGCTCCGAAGCGATGGAAAAGCTGCAGAAGGGTCATTACAGTCAGACGCCGCTTGCCGACATCAACGAGTCGTTCAAGGCTCAGAAGATGTTCTCGTCCAAGGACTGGAAGCGCATGTATTCGGACGGGACCGTCACCAACTGGCTGCAGCAATCGACCGATTTCTTCATGGCCAACGCCGGCATCAAGGACTTCACGCCGGCTAATAAATACTTCGATCCGAGCCTTTATCTGAAGACGATTGCCTGA
- a CDS encoding ABC transporter permease, with protein sequence MDGAGVRRFLLGLAPWVGAVVLWYAVRWSGFVNASLIPAPHQVAAKFFELLTRENLLLDIYASTRRVFLGVSLGILAAVPVGFLLGWYRPARTFADPMINFFRALPPIALIPLVIVYFGVDELAKLVILFYAAFFSGVIVMYEGVSQITPLYIRVAQTLGANQGEIFRKVIIPLTVPHILTALRVALGVAWATLVASELIAAQRGLGAMIQNASTYFLLDIIYVGIICIGLIALIMDMILRKITARLLVWQDRAIA encoded by the coding sequence ATGGATGGAGCTGGCGTGAGACGCTTTCTTCTCGGCTTGGCGCCATGGGTTGGTGCCGTCGTGCTATGGTATGCCGTCCGCTGGAGCGGCTTCGTCAACGCCTCGCTGATCCCCGCTCCGCATCAGGTTGCGGCAAAGTTCTTCGAACTTCTGACCCGCGAAAATCTCCTGCTCGACATCTATGCCTCGACGCGGCGCGTCTTTCTCGGCGTCTCGCTCGGAATTCTCGCCGCAGTACCGGTCGGCTTCCTGCTGGGCTGGTATCGTCCGGCCCGCACTTTCGCCGATCCCATGATCAACTTCTTCCGCGCCCTGCCGCCGATTGCGCTGATCCCGCTGGTGATCGTCTATTTCGGCGTGGATGAGCTCGCCAAGCTCGTCATCCTGTTTTACGCCGCGTTCTTCTCCGGCGTGATCGTCATGTACGAGGGCGTGTCCCAGATCACGCCGCTCTACATTCGCGTGGCGCAGACGCTCGGCGCCAACCAAGGCGAGATATTCCGGAAGGTCATCATTCCCCTCACCGTCCCGCACATCCTCACCGCGCTTCGCGTCGCCCTGGGGGTGGCCTGGGCAACGCTGGTCGCATCCGAGCTGATCGCGGCCCAGCGCGGACTTGGCGCCATGATACAGAATGCCTCGACCTATTTTCTGCTCGACATCATCTATGTCGGGATCATCTGCATCGGCCTGATCGCACTCATCATGGATATGATCCTGCGCAAGATCACGGCGCGGCTGCTCGTCTGGCAGGATCGGGCGATCGCATGA
- a CDS encoding DUF5996 family protein, translating to MKSLSAQWPDLSYTAFESTRYLLHMMLQAIGKLKLSEPFQAQWAEVPLWLNARGLTSGPIFHADGVYELRTDFISHEVQWITSAGASGHLPLGPTSVATFVDTLFDQLHQAGINVSINPKPQEVPDPIPFNEDREHRPYDRDLVNRWWRILLSAQRALQVFQGRFTGKTQPIGLMWGTMDIRVAFYNGKLASPGAKADYIRRNAMNAELIEMGWWSGNASYFKPAFYSFTYPQPAGIENAEISPTVARWDANMGEFLLDYDDLRQSDDPHRDLLTFFESTYSAGAAAAGWDSGLLGSGCPE from the coding sequence ATGAAGTCTCTTTCCGCTCAGTGGCCGGATCTTTCCTACACAGCGTTCGAATCCACGCGATATCTCCTCCACATGATGTTGCAGGCCATAGGCAAGCTCAAATTGTCCGAGCCGTTTCAAGCGCAGTGGGCTGAGGTGCCGTTGTGGCTCAATGCGAGGGGGCTGACCTCCGGCCCGATTTTCCATGCTGACGGAGTTTACGAGCTCCGTACCGACTTCATCTCGCACGAAGTGCAGTGGATTACGAGTGCGGGCGCGTCGGGACATTTGCCTTTGGGCCCGACATCCGTTGCCACATTCGTGGACACTCTGTTCGATCAGCTTCACCAGGCTGGAATCAACGTGTCTATCAACCCAAAGCCGCAGGAAGTGCCGGATCCTATTCCGTTCAACGAGGACAGGGAGCACCGCCCGTACGATCGCGACCTGGTCAACAGGTGGTGGCGCATCCTGCTCAGCGCGCAGCGCGCCTTGCAGGTGTTTCAAGGGCGCTTCACAGGCAAGACGCAACCGATCGGCCTGATGTGGGGGACAATGGACATTCGTGTAGCGTTCTACAACGGCAAGCTGGCTTCGCCCGGCGCAAAGGCCGACTACATTCGACGCAACGCGATGAACGCGGAATTGATCGAGATGGGATGGTGGTCAGGCAATGCCTCCTATTTCAAGCCCGCATTCTACTCGTTCACCTATCCTCAGCCCGCAGGGATCGAGAACGCAGAGATCAGTCCAACTGTCGCACGATGGGATGCCAACATGGGCGAGTTCCTTCTCGACTATGATGACCTGCGCCAATCCGATGATCCCCACCGCGACTTGTTGACGTTCTTCGAATCCACCTACAGCGCTGGCGCGGCCGCGGCAGGTTGGGATTCCGGGCTGCTGGGCAGTGGGTGTCCGGAATGA
- a CDS encoding GntR family transcriptional regulator — MELSSDSHVPKYAQIADIFRQRIARGIWTKGFRLPANEDLAAEFGVSRVTIRQAVDLLSRDGVIEAQQGRGTFVTGTVRQDRWLKVETTLSDLADMYRDTSPEIINISESRSDAPLFPEDGRPAEKYVFMRRLHSREKQPYCVISIYLDEKIFRRYPKRFRNQTVIPILNDLKDPAIASARQTLTIGTADIEAARLLRVPLNSPVAEVRRVFTTKDRTVIYLGEVTYRGDFVRIDMDLRP, encoded by the coding sequence ATGGAATTGAGTTCCGACAGTCACGTCCCAAAATACGCGCAGATTGCCGATATCTTCCGACAGCGGATCGCACGTGGCATCTGGACCAAGGGCTTTCGCCTACCGGCCAATGAGGACTTGGCGGCCGAGTTTGGCGTTTCGCGCGTCACGATCAGGCAGGCCGTCGACCTGCTCTCGCGCGATGGAGTCATCGAGGCGCAGCAGGGGCGCGGCACGTTCGTGACCGGGACCGTGCGGCAGGACCGGTGGCTCAAGGTCGAGACGACCCTGTCCGACCTCGCCGACATGTACCGCGACACGTCGCCGGAGATCATCAATATCTCGGAGAGTCGCAGCGATGCGCCGCTGTTTCCGGAAGACGGCAGGCCCGCCGAGAAATACGTCTTCATGCGGCGTCTTCATTCGCGCGAGAAGCAGCCCTATTGCGTGATTTCCATCTATCTCGATGAGAAGATCTTCCGCAGATATCCAAAGCGCTTTCGCAACCAGACCGTGATCCCGATCCTCAATGACCTCAAGGATCCGGCGATCGCCAGCGCACGTCAGACGCTTACGATCGGCACCGCGGATATCGAGGCGGCACGGCTGCTCCGCGTTCCCCTGAATTCGCCGGTTGCTGAAGTCCGCCGGGTTTTCACGACCAAGGACCGCACCGTCATCTATCTCGGCGAAGTGACCTATCGGGGCGACTTCGTGCGGATCGACATGGATCTTCGCCCCTAG
- a CDS encoding GMC family oxidoreductase N-terminal domain-containing protein, which yields MSRRAYDYIIVGAGSAGCVVANRLSADPSCRVLLLEAGGSDRNFWLKLPVGYYRTIYNERFSRLFETEPSEGSGGRAIIWPRGRVLGGSSSINGLIFIRGQHEDFDDWQRLGADGWSYRDVLPYFRRYERYRGGESQFHGGLGEFEVSDLRNDNLASAAWVEAGVQFGLPRNPDFNGETTFGVGTYQLGIGRHWRTSSASAFLRPIADRRNLTMITQAQVSKVTFEGRVATGVEWVSKGQMHGARADREVILSGGALQSPQILQLSGVGPAGLLRELGIPVVVDSPEVGANLQDHYQARLIVRLKERISLNDQVRHPVELAKMGLQWMLAGSGPLTVGAGQVGGAACTEYAVDGRPDVQFNVMPLSVDKPGDPLHRYSGFTASVWQCHGRSRGQLAIRSVDPFDQPRIAPNYFAEELDRKTIVAGLKILREIYSQRAFRPLWDVEMVPGEAARDDAALWEFARNTGGTVFHCVGTCRMGRDARAVLDPQLRVRGVERLRVIDASVMPQITSANTNATSLMIGERGAALVMS from the coding sequence ATGTCACGTCGCGCCTACGATTACATCATCGTCGGGGCGGGGTCTGCCGGCTGCGTGGTCGCAAACCGGTTGTCGGCGGATCCGTCCTGCCGCGTGCTGTTGCTGGAAGCAGGTGGATCGGATCGGAACTTTTGGCTCAAGCTTCCGGTCGGGTATTACCGGACCATCTACAACGAGCGCTTCTCGCGTCTGTTCGAGACCGAGCCGTCTGAAGGGAGCGGCGGTCGTGCGATCATCTGGCCGCGCGGCCGCGTGCTGGGCGGATCGTCGTCGATCAACGGGCTGATCTTCATCCGCGGTCAGCACGAGGATTTTGACGATTGGCAACGTCTCGGCGCCGATGGCTGGAGCTATCGTGACGTCTTGCCTTACTTCCGGCGCTACGAGCGCTACAGGGGCGGCGAGAGCCAGTTTCACGGCGGTCTCGGCGAGTTCGAGGTCTCCGACCTCCGCAACGACAATCTTGCTTCGGCCGCCTGGGTGGAGGCCGGCGTACAGTTCGGCCTGCCGCGCAACCCAGACTTCAATGGTGAAACCACCTTTGGCGTCGGCACTTATCAACTCGGCATCGGACGACATTGGCGGACCAGCTCGGCATCTGCCTTCCTTCGCCCGATCGCAGACCGTCGCAACCTCACGATGATCACGCAGGCACAAGTCAGCAAGGTCACGTTCGAGGGACGGGTGGCAACCGGCGTCGAGTGGGTCAGCAAGGGACAGATGCACGGTGCGAGGGCCGATCGCGAGGTCATCCTGTCCGGAGGTGCGCTGCAATCGCCGCAGATCCTCCAGCTCTCTGGTGTTGGTCCGGCCGGTCTGCTTCGTGAACTCGGTATTCCCGTCGTTGTGGATTCTCCTGAAGTCGGCGCCAATCTGCAGGATCACTATCAGGCGCGGTTGATCGTGCGCCTGAAGGAACGGATTTCGCTCAATGACCAGGTCCGCCATCCCGTCGAGCTAGCGAAGATGGGGCTGCAATGGATGCTGGCCGGCAGCGGCCCGCTGACGGTCGGCGCAGGACAGGTGGGGGGCGCGGCTTGCACGGAGTACGCGGTCGATGGCCGTCCCGACGTGCAGTTCAATGTCATGCCGCTCTCGGTCGACAAGCCGGGCGATCCCCTGCACCGCTATTCCGGCTTCACGGCTTCGGTCTGGCAGTGCCACGGCCGATCGCGGGGACAACTTGCGATCCGCTCGGTCGATCCCTTCGACCAGCCCCGGATCGCGCCCAACTATTTTGCCGAGGAGCTGGATCGCAAGACGATCGTTGCCGGCCTGAAGATCCTGCGCGAGATCTATAGCCAGAGGGCATTTCGTCCGCTCTGGGACGTTGAAATGGTCCCCGGCGAAGCCGCGCGCGATGACGCCGCCTTATGGGAGTTTGCGCGCAACACCGGTGGCACGGTGTTTCATTGCGTGGGCACCTGTCGCATGGGCCGCGACGCGCGGGCGGTGCTCGATCCTCAGCTTCGGGTGCGCGGCGTCGAGCGACTGCGTGTGATCGATGCCTCGGTGATGCCGCAGATCACCTCGGCGAATACCAATGCGACCAGCCTGATGATTGGCGAGCGCGGCGCCGCGCTTGTCATGTCGTGA
- a CDS encoding NAD(P)/FAD-dependent oxidoreductase: MPIEESVAEPIAAHAPEVIVADVAIVGGGLAGSLAAAVLARAGCRIALIDRRAVHPDEFRVEKIAGQQLDILRRLGFIGELAAVACSYDRVTNIRAGKVVDVSVGQAYGLPYADLVAMARRLMRAPSSFIVDRVTGVSCSDDLQEVVLASGRRVSARLVILATGMAGVLGYDLGIKRRVLAEHHSVSFGFTIAPSDDAPFAFKALTCYGDPASGIDYLSLFPTPGGMRANLFMFRDPSDPVMRELRRETKTTLLRLMPGLHRHLGDFRVVDQVQNWVMDLFAVEGHLQPGVVLIGDAFQTNCPAAGTGVSRLLVDVERLCTEYVPRWLETDGMGKEKISQFYSDRDKVAADQRSLNMARFRQALTSNNDVRWIVQRRLHFLRRNLTHRVDQIKPGWIARLHGALRA, encoded by the coding sequence ATGCCAATTGAAGAGAGCGTGGCTGAACCGATCGCAGCCCATGCGCCCGAAGTGATCGTCGCAGACGTCGCAATCGTCGGCGGCGGCCTGGCAGGATCGCTGGCGGCGGCAGTCCTCGCACGGGCAGGATGTCGCATCGCCCTGATCGATCGGCGCGCCGTCCATCCGGACGAATTCCGCGTCGAGAAGATCGCTGGCCAGCAGCTCGATATTCTTCGGCGGTTGGGATTCATCGGCGAGCTCGCGGCCGTCGCTTGTTCGTATGACCGCGTGACCAACATCAGGGCAGGAAAGGTCGTCGACGTCAGCGTCGGTCAGGCCTACGGGCTTCCCTATGCCGACCTTGTTGCAATGGCGCGCCGTCTGATGCGCGCCCCCTCGAGTTTCATCGTAGATCGGGTTACCGGCGTGAGCTGCAGCGACGACCTCCAGGAGGTCGTGCTGGCATCCGGCAGGCGCGTCTCGGCGCGTCTCGTCATTCTCGCCACCGGCATGGCCGGCGTTCTCGGTTACGATCTCGGAATCAAGCGACGCGTGTTGGCCGAACATCACTCTGTTTCGTTCGGCTTTACCATTGCCCCCTCCGACGACGCGCCGTTCGCATTCAAGGCGCTGACCTGCTATGGCGACCCGGCTTCCGGTATCGATTATCTCAGTCTGTTCCCCACACCTGGCGGAATGCGGGCGAACCTCTTCATGTTCCGCGATCCATCCGACCCGGTCATGCGAGAGCTGCGGCGGGAGACGAAGACGACACTGCTGCGCCTGATGCCTGGATTGCACCGCCATCTCGGCGATTTCCGCGTCGTCGATCAGGTGCAAAATTGGGTTATGGATCTGTTCGCCGTCGAAGGACATCTGCAGCCCGGCGTCGTGCTCATCGGCGACGCGTTTCAGACCAACTGCCCTGCAGCAGGGACCGGCGTAAGTCGCCTGCTGGTGGACGTGGAGCGTCTGTGCACCGAGTATGTGCCGCGTTGGCTCGAAACCGATGGCATGGGCAAAGAAAAGATCTCGCAATTCTATTCCGACCGCGACAAGGTCGCAGCCGACCAGCGTTCGCTGAATATGGCGCGGTTTCGGCAAGCCCTGACGTCGAACAACGATGTCAGGTGGATTGTGCAGCGTCGCCTGCATTTCTTGCGGCGCAATCTCACACATCGGGTGGACCAGATAAAGCCGGGATGGATCGCCCGCCTGCACGGTGCGCTGCGCGCCTGA
- a CDS encoding GNAT family N-acetyltransferase, producing the protein MNKDKDAFDVSIDDAFDFLSQEYVELFDRSAATAFQHPFWLDSLYRKLAPAAAAKRLVVVVRDRATKRLAMVLPLLRVRRGPIRTVEFADLRVSDYLAPVCTAETFSDLLQDENACLTIQRLVRPFDLLRIPKLPDGKLPIESLLATPRRTPIDTNAYSTLLVAPFDQWRASALNRSYQKELNKKWRQLEKKGEVGFSCCDGRASVVAAMEQMKKFRGPRFQAQGDGDLLQRPEYFDFYFDVTVRSIGGFVRLYTMTLDGNVIATVLGLCHRDSFLIIMSAFDLARYKSQSLGALMFERVARDCIERGDKILDFTIGDEPYKRLFGAQPSPMWSVTRTGSVAGSFALLALRQAPWIKLAAKKVAEFKLLKVRSSAGAG; encoded by the coding sequence ATGAACAAAGACAAGGACGCGTTCGATGTCAGCATCGACGACGCATTTGACTTTTTGTCTCAGGAGTACGTCGAGCTGTTCGATCGGTCGGCCGCGACTGCATTTCAACATCCGTTCTGGCTGGATTCGCTCTACCGCAAGCTCGCGCCTGCCGCAGCGGCAAAGCGCCTCGTGGTCGTCGTTCGCGATCGAGCGACCAAGAGGCTGGCGATGGTGCTGCCCTTGCTGCGGGTGCGGCGAGGTCCGATCCGGACCGTCGAATTCGCCGACCTTCGCGTCTCGGACTACCTGGCTCCGGTGTGCACCGCCGAGACATTTTCCGACCTGCTGCAGGACGAGAATGCTTGCCTGACGATTCAACGCCTGGTCCGGCCGTTCGATCTACTGCGGATACCCAAGTTACCGGACGGGAAACTCCCGATCGAGTCGCTTCTGGCGACGCCGCGGCGAACGCCGATCGACACCAACGCCTACTCAACCCTCCTGGTTGCGCCCTTCGACCAATGGCGCGCCAGCGCGCTGAATCGCTCCTATCAAAAGGAGCTCAACAAGAAATGGCGTCAGCTCGAGAAGAAGGGCGAGGTTGGATTTTCATGCTGCGACGGCCGCGCATCCGTCGTTGCGGCGATGGAGCAGATGAAGAAGTTTCGCGGCCCGCGGTTTCAAGCTCAAGGCGACGGCGATCTGCTTCAACGCCCCGAATACTTCGATTTCTATTTCGACGTGACGGTCCGCAGCATCGGCGGCTTCGTGCGGCTTTACACGATGACCCTGGACGGCAACGTGATTGCCACCGTGTTGGGACTGTGCCACCGGGACAGCTTCCTCATCATCATGAGCGCATTTGATCTTGCGAGATACAAGAGCCAATCTCTCGGTGCGCTCATGTTTGAACGTGTCGCCAGGGATTGCATCGAGCGCGGGGACAAGATCCTCGACTTCACCATCGGCGACGAACCCTACAAGCGGCTGTTTGGCGCACAACCCTCGCCGATGTGGAGCGTGACGCGGACCGGAAGCGTCGCCGGTTCGTTTGCTTTGCTCGCGTTGAGACAAGCCCCCTGGATCAAGCTGGCCGCCAAGAAGGTGGCCGAATTCAAACTCCTCAAGGTCCGCAGCTCAGCCGGCGCAGGTTGA
- a CDS encoding polysaccharide biosynthesis C-terminal domain-containing protein, translated as MIDLVLQLLQRDVTRGVAGTIFLKVGSGGLAFAMFSLAAHAMLPDAFGNFATWLSVAQIASVVGLLGQELLLVRFLNEYQVKGRTGLTKGVLLSSLKISSIAMSIAICAIAAVASVRGEWWLLTVAVCAFTAVNAGLMLGSQIARSLVGILMGEGNREFFWRIAVVLILLAVVFGHGRIEPAELFGLMAIAMGLALVVQIVSIVRALPNLRDVPSRSEPARWRSSALRFWLASILEAANQYFDVILVYWMLDPATAGVYFAASRLANIFAMLSAALYTFAARRLPSLYFSKNHREFERTLQLMAEVTAVCVIGGLVVIWVGAPYLLGLFGPHFADQQWVLVVLSIGTAFQAAGGPAAAILQLTGHEGKYVPVVAANVVLRLLGFVVLIPWLGVLGAAISATASLALATIVLNVLCSRRTGVDPSILVLARSFRSPKSATYAVRIADTND; from the coding sequence ATGATCGATTTAGTTCTTCAGTTGCTACAGCGTGACGTAACGCGCGGCGTTGCCGGAACCATTTTCCTGAAGGTCGGCAGCGGCGGTCTTGCGTTCGCAATGTTTTCGCTGGCGGCACATGCGATGTTGCCCGACGCGTTTGGCAATTTCGCCACATGGCTTTCCGTTGCCCAGATCGCATCGGTGGTGGGTCTGCTCGGCCAGGAATTGCTTCTGGTTCGGTTCCTGAATGAGTACCAGGTGAAGGGGCGAACCGGCCTCACCAAGGGAGTCTTGCTCTCCAGTCTGAAAATCTCCTCCATTGCGATGTCGATCGCAATCTGCGCAATCGCAGCAGTGGCGAGCGTCAGGGGCGAGTGGTGGCTGTTGACAGTCGCGGTGTGCGCCTTCACCGCCGTGAATGCCGGATTGATGCTCGGCAGCCAGATCGCGCGATCGCTGGTGGGCATTCTGATGGGAGAGGGCAACCGGGAATTTTTCTGGCGTATCGCTGTCGTCCTGATCCTGCTCGCAGTGGTGTTTGGTCATGGACGTATCGAGCCGGCCGAACTGTTCGGATTGATGGCGATTGCGATGGGGCTCGCGCTGGTCGTGCAGATCGTTTCGATTGTGCGGGCCTTGCCGAACTTGCGCGATGTGCCGTCCAGGTCCGAGCCTGCCCGTTGGCGGTCGAGCGCGCTTCGTTTCTGGCTCGCCTCGATCCTCGAAGCGGCAAACCAGTATTTCGACGTTATCCTGGTCTACTGGATGTTGGATCCGGCGACCGCCGGTGTCTATTTTGCCGCCTCGCGTTTGGCCAATATCTTCGCGATGCTGTCCGCGGCTCTCTATACCTTTGCGGCGCGCCGCCTGCCTTCGCTTTACTTCAGCAAGAACCACCGGGAATTCGAGCGCACCCTGCAGCTCATGGCCGAGGTCACTGCGGTGTGCGTCATCGGCGGGCTTGTTGTCATCTGGGTCGGCGCTCCCTATCTGCTCGGCTTGTTTGGCCCCCATTTCGCCGACCAGCAATGGGTGCTGGTCGTATTGTCGATCGGCACGGCTTTCCAGGCGGCTGGCGGTCCGGCTGCGGCCATCCTCCAATTGACCGGTCACGAAGGCAAATACGTGCCCGTGGTCGCCGCCAATGTGGTGCTTCGCCTGCTCGGCTTTGTCGTTCTCATTCCCTGGCTGGGTGTACTCGGCGCCGCCATTTCGGCGACCGCTTCGCTTGCACTTGCCACGATCGTTCTCAATGTGCTTTGCAGCCGGCGAACCGGTGTTGATCCTTCGATCCTCGTGCTGGCCCGTTCTTTCAGATCACCCAAATCCGCAACCTATGCGGTCCGGATAGCCGACACGAACGACTGA
- a CDS encoding ABC transporter ATP-binding protein — protein MTKRAQFDRVSLAFDTPKGRLNVVEDVSYDINDGDFIAVIGPSGCGKTTMMSMLAGFQKPTTGKVLFDGSPVAGPGPERGVIFQEYGVFPWLTVKQNIAFGLTLRANHVAAGERDAICDHYLGLMGLSDFANSYPKHLSGGMRQRLAIARAYAVKPQFLLMDEPFGALDAQTRSNMQNLLLKVLETEGKTVMLITHSVEEAIYLASRILVVTARPARIKEIIDVPFPYPRDESIQERPEFGELRGHIRQLVMDEYRAQQAQMRPVSFSE, from the coding sequence ATGACAAAGCGCGCACAGTTCGACCGGGTTTCGCTTGCCTTCGACACCCCGAAGGGCCGCCTCAACGTCGTCGAGGACGTCAGCTACGACATCAACGATGGCGACTTCATCGCGGTGATCGGTCCGTCCGGCTGCGGCAAGACCACGATGATGAGCATGCTCGCCGGATTCCAGAAGCCGACCACCGGCAAGGTGCTGTTCGATGGAAGTCCCGTGGCTGGTCCCGGCCCCGAGCGCGGCGTCATCTTCCAGGAATATGGCGTATTCCCCTGGCTGACGGTGAAGCAGAACATCGCTTTCGGCCTGACGCTCAGGGCGAACCACGTCGCGGCCGGGGAACGCGACGCGATATGCGATCATTATCTCGGCCTGATGGGACTGTCGGACTTCGCCAACTCCTATCCGAAGCATTTGTCCGGCGGCATGCGCCAACGGCTCGCAATCGCACGGGCTTATGCCGTCAAGCCGCAGTTTTTGCTGATGGATGAGCCGTTCGGCGCACTCGATGCCCAGACCCGGTCCAACATGCAGAACCTGCTGCTCAAGGTGCTCGAGACCGAAGGCAAGACGGTCATGCTGATCACCCATTCGGTGGAGGAAGCGATCTACCTTGCCTCCCGCATCCTGGTGGTTACCGCACGGCCGGCGCGGATCAAGGAGATCATCGACGTGCCGTTCCCCTACCCGCGCGACGAATCGATCCAAGAGCGACCCGAATTCGGCGAGCTGCGAGGCCATATCCGCCAGCTCGTGATGGACGAATACCGCGCCCAACAGGCGCAGATGCGTCCGGTCTCATTCTCGGAATAA